The genomic window AAATAGCATATTTCGCTCTTGCGGAGACCGGCTGCACAAGTAGGTCGCCGAAGTTGTTTCGCCACAGAAGGAAAGTGCGCAAGCATGTCACGACAGCAAAGACCAGCGTCGACCCTCACCTCGGCGCGGCCAGAGCTGTTGGGGACGGCAAAAACAGCCGTCCCTCCAGACAactccgcagaggcagagatgGAAGGAGCGGGGGAGAGAGCCCAGCGCCTGTTCGGAGTTGACTGGCTGATTGTCTGCATAGCTGCGAGGGCAggcgccgtcctcgcttTCCAGCCCTTTCTACACGTCAGAGTAGCCGGAGCGCTGCCCAACTCTCGCCCAATGCCGCTGAGTGAGCCTGCCATGTCCAGGGCAGCGACAACAGGTAAAGTCCCTGTTGAACTGCTAAAAACTACCatcggcgccgtcggccaTGCAGAGCTCGCCCCTGTTGAAACTgcggcttcgctggcgcttcGTCCACAGCGACCCCCTTGTCCCGCAGTGAactgtctccctccgccgttctctgtctccccAGTGAGGCCCCCGCCGGGGCTTGCGGGGGTCGCGCTCCACCCTGGGCGGCGTCCACGGGCTCGACCGGGCTGCGCAGCCCGAGGGTCGTCTGGACGGTCGCTTCCTTGCTCAGCTGACCCCcgtcgaggcgcgcagcgagcgcgccgcggacgcctggagccagcgtcttcttcctcgcctgcaggagcCGGTGTAGCAGCAgccagccgccagcggcgcccacgccccagaggtcggcggcgacgacctTGCCTTCGAGGATCCAGTTTTGcagcagaaagaagaagggcAGGTACTCGTTCGGGATGGTGCAGAGCCCGTAGacgtccgcctcgccgcccgggTGCGTGCGACTCCAGACGTACAGGAGAAAAGTGCACAAAGTTTGCAGCAGATGGTCACTTGGAATCTGCTTCAGAGCCGCCAGGGAGTAGGTGCATCCCAGCGCGAAGCCCAGCATCTGCCTGAACGTCTCCGGCGAGTGCGTGCGCTGAAAGTGCAGCTCCAGGCCTCCCAAGTACGCGTGGACAAACGAGAAGGACAacagcgacgagagagagaggggccCCAGGAAGAACAGCGAAGTCAGCAGCCGGTGGAGctctcggccgcgccgcagagactccGCGTCGAAAagcagcgccgacggcgtAAAGTGTCGAGACGAAGAACAagaagacagcagcgagagccCCGCGGCGAGTGACAGGTAGCCTCTGGTGAGTTTTGGTGTCTGCTTCCACTGCCGAACGAAAAACGAAGCGAACGGGGAGCTAAatgcctccgcagccgctgccgcggcgttcacgctctcctcgtctcccccAACATCGTCATCCGCGAAGAAATCTCCCGCACTCGGTTCGCTGCCTGCCAGCGAAGCGTCCTCACCGCTTCTCCCCCGGTCGCGTCGCCCCCTGCGCCACGCGAGTGCGCCCAGCAGACCcgagagaaaggcgacgGGAAGTTCAGGGCGTTCCAGTCTGACGCCGTTCCCAAAAGCCAAAAATGTAACGCGCCTCTTTCTGTCTGCCGTAGTGTGTTTTACATCTTCTGACGCTTTCTGTGGAAAAACTGCACTCCGGACAGGGGCACAGGCGCCGGTGCgggcgaagaaagaagcaggcggtcgctcgccctccctcagcgaggcgcttcgctcGGGAAAGCCTTGAATAGACGTGCTCGCAGAACGCGAGAAAGAGGGcaacggcggagacagaaggGAGCTGTGGCCTAAAGGTCGGTCTACAGACGGTCTCCGCGGGAGGATAGACGCCAGGCATCCAGGTGCATTTTCCTGGAGGCGAGGCACGTCCGCGGAGAAATAGTGATGGGGAGCCAGgtcgcagcgcgaggaagccgcgaagcGCTGTCGCGCTTCGCGGGGCCCAAAGGCGGAGCCGGCGGTCTTCCGCTCAACTGACACAGGCACGGAAGGCAGCGGCAAGGAGTTTTTGCGCCAGCTCGCGCGGGCTCTGGGGCGGGGCTCCAGGCTGGCGAGGGCCTCTAGAGTGAGCGAGAGTGCATCCGCGTAGCCTGGCAGAAGAGCAGCCGCAGTGAGCAGGACGACAAGGCGAACGAACGCGAAAACGACCCTTCCGCTGTGCGCatcgctgcagaggcacgcgcgaCAGGGTAGCGGCAGGGAGGGGCGGGTCGCGCGAGTCATTTTCGCTTCTCCAGAACGCCACAGAGCGCCTGAGCacggtcgcgcgcggcgcctgttcGCGCTCGTTTAGGCTCGCGGGAGAACGGGAGAAAAACGGAGGCACGCGGGGGCATGTGGGCGCGGAGCGACTACGGGTCGCGCGAGCTGGGCATTGCGAAGGGAGCCTGTACCTCGAGCCCTGGTCTGTTTCCTAGGGGTGAAAAAAGCACAGGGAGCGCGAAAAGTGGATAAAAGGGCATGCAAGGGCGGCAGACACCTCAAAAGGCAGGATAAAGGAtgtgcgcggccgcgcccagACGCAGACAAGAAGACAGACAGAAGACAACCGGCACGCAGTGAGGGTTTCTAGACGAGTCCAGGTGACACAGCGAGCGAAATGCACCGCTCAGCGAAACAGTTAGTGAAATCATTCTTCATCCGGGCCTcctcagagagagaaggtGTGTTATACAGGAATCCTTTCTTCCATGCTATCGATGTGCGGTTTAAATGCCATTTCTGCTGTACTGTGGAGGCCGCGGGATGAAAGGGCTACACCTACAGCCGTCAGCGGTCAGGCAACAGCACCTCGAAGCAGACTAAAGAAGTTGGGGATTCAAACATGGACAAAAAGTGGGCGCATCGCTAAA from Besnoitia besnoiti strain Bb-Ger1 chromosome XIII, whole genome shotgun sequence includes these protein-coding regions:
- a CDS encoding hypothetical protein (encoded by transcript BESB_031240) produces the protein MTRATRPSLPLPCRACLCSDAHSGRVVFAFVRLVVLLTAAALLPGYADALSLTLEALASLEPRPRARASWRKNSLPLPSVPVSVERKTAGSAFGPREARQRFAASSRCDLAPHHYFSADVPRLQENAPGCLASILPRRPSVDRPLGHSSLLSPPLPSFSRSASTSIQGFPERSASLREGERPPASFFARTGACAPVRSAVFPQKASEDVKHTTADRKRRVTFLAFGNGVRLERPELPVAFLSGLLGALAWRRGRRDRGRSGEDASLAGSEPSAGDFFADDDVGGDEESVNAAAAAAEAFSSPFASFFVRQWKQTPKLTRGYLSLAAGLSLLSSCSSSRHFTPSALLFDAESLRRGRELHRLLTSLFFLGPLSLSSLLSFSFVHAYLGGLELHFQRTHSPETFRQMLGFALGCTYSLAALKQIPSDHLLQTLCTFLLYVWSRTHPGGEADVYGLCTIPNEYLPFFFLLQNWILEGKVVAADLWGVGAAGGWLLLHRLLQARKKTLAPGVRGALAARLDGGQLSKEATVQTTLGLRSPVEPVDAAQGGARPPQAPAGASLGRQRTAEGDSSLRDKGVAVDEAPAKPQFQQGRALHGRRRRW